Below is a genomic region from Asterias amurensis chromosome 4, ASM3211899v1.
aacttttgctcgattacccatcccacactaataaaatgtgttcagtagtcctttctgtatcatttgaaaccataaaatcacccaaaatttgttgacctgaaatctgaaaattttgtgatgccggcatcacagatttttttataattttggccctaacccaaacttacaaaattgtcaataaatcttcaacttttgctcgattacccatcccacactgataaaatgtgttcaggtgtcctttctgtatcatttaaaaccataaaatgaccgaaaatttgttgacccgaaatctgaaaatgttgtgatgccggcatcacagatttttaacattttagcccaaaaacccaaacttaaaaaatgctcaataaatctcaaacttttgctcgtttacccatcccacactgatcaaatgtgttcagtagtcctttctgtatcatttgaattcATAAAAttaccgaaaatttgttgacccgaaatctgaaaattttgtgatgccggcatcacagatttttgggattTAGGACCAAaactccaaacttacaaaattgtcaataaacctcaaacttttgctcgtttacccatcccacaccgaCAAAATTagctcagtagtcctttctgtatcatttgaaaccataaaattaccgaaaaatttgttgacccgaaatctgaaaattttgtgatgccagcatcacagatttttaaaattttggccaaaaaacccaaacttacaaaatactcaataaatctcaaacttttgctcgattaccctaCCCACACTGACAAAATTAGCTCAGTAGTCCtatctgtatcatttgaaaccataaaatcacccaaatttGTAggcccgaaatctgaaaattttgtgatgccggcatcacagattttttataattttggcccaaaaacccaaacttacaaaatgctcaataaatctcaaacttttgttcGTTTagccatcccacactgataaaatgtgttcagtggtcctttctgtatcatttgaaaccataaaatcatcaaaaatttgttgacccgaaatctgaaaattttgtgatgccggcatcacagattttttaaattttagccctaaaacccaaacttccaaaatgctcaataaatctcaaacttttgctcgattacccatcccacactgataaaatgtgttcagtagtcctttctgtatcatttgaaaccataaaatcacccaaaatttgttgacccgaaatctgaaaattttgtgatgccggcatcacagatttttttaattttggcccaaaaccccaaaattacaaaatgctcaataaatctcaaactgttgctcgtttacccatcccacacagataaattgtgttcagtagtcctttctgtatcatttgaaaccaaaaaatcacccaaaatttgttgacctgagatatgaaaatgttgtgatgtcggcatcacagatttttataaattttggcccaaaaacccaaacttacaaagttcccaataaatctcaaacttttgctcgacaCAGATATTTTGTGACACCGGCATCATAGTTTTCAGTAGACTGTTCTGTTCTTTGGGAACCAtgaaatcatcggaaatttgttgacctcaAATCTGAAATTTGACCACACCGTTgccagatgcaattgtgttcgccatgcaatactgtccgcttcTGATACAATTGCTCATGCAATCGTGtacggggctatgcaaaaaccttctaaagacatgtacatgactgtactacatgtatgttcgcGCCTAAGCGAGCTTGCTTGCACTGAACCTCCGTTTTTGCAGCAGGAGTATTtctcatgtcattcatgacatgctcTTACATACAGCTTGtataaaaaaatggcgaacgtgtaccgtcgaccaagggcgtttaatttactgcaggGACGGTTTTGCTCTGAATTACACAACTGcctatgcaaaagtgtccgggaGGACACAATttcattatgcagcagcgtctggGCGGACACTATTGCTTATATGCAAAACCGTTCAGCAGACATTTGTGCATATGCAATAACAATCCAAACTCACCAGTTTCCTAATATATTATCTGAATATTTTGGTTGTATACCCAGTAccgactgataaaatgtcttcagtagtctgttctgtatcattgggaATCATTAAATAAtcggaaatttgttgaccccaaatctgaatgTTTGACTATACCGGCATGGTcgaattatttcattttggactaaaaatcaaaacttaatttagtgagaaatttgaatattttggttttatgcCCAGTCTCGACTGTTaacatgtcttcagtagtccgttctgcaTCAATTGGAACCTTAAAATCAtatgaaatttgttgaccccaaatctgaaattttGACCATTCCGGTGACAGATGCATTTGTgttcgccatgcaatactgtccgctctggatacttttgcatatgcaatcttttccggggctatgcaaaaaactTTTGGCGGttatgtacatgactgtactacatgtatgtgcgcctgtaagcgagcgtgcatgcactgaacctacctacatgcagcatgaatattcacataTTTTAAAAACGCCTCTTTTTTTCAAGAGGTGCTGCGTTCCTAAAAAGTAGCCCTGTCCTGCTTTAATCCCTGTTTGCAGTGTGAAACGGTCGCACAATATCCGGATTGGAAGTCATACAAGTATTAACCAAAAAGCTGATTTCCTACAGAGCTAGTGTAAAAGTTAGTGTATATCCGTGTTGAAATTTTACCACCAACCCTATCCGGATAAAAAGGTcaatagtgtgaaaaggcctaatGTCTAATTATGTTATAAAAATACTGTTACTTAATTACAAATATAACTTTTATGTAGGCTATTTttagtgtaggcctatattctaactatgttttaataataaaaataatacttttgaaCTTCTAGTACACTATGGATCATTTTTGTGTTATCAAAATGATTAAAGGTAAACTAgatttaactttttgtttcttctcatGACAGACGCTTTACAGCAACTTATTGGGTGAGGAACATACTTGTGTATGGAACATCGTTGTACCTAACAGCCTCCGCAAGTGCAGAGTTCTTTGCTGACATTGCACTGTCACCGATGGAAGCAGTCAATGTGCGCATTCAAACAATGCCAGGATTCGCAAATACATTAAGGGAGGTTGAACCAAAGCTTTGGGCCATGGAAGGTATTAGAGGATAGGTCATTTAGAATTttataatagtttttttttatattggacAAGGGCCAAATCTCATCAAgctttttagcagaaaattgttgaaccagtttctttgctaagcaatagtTATGGGTTGAACCAGTGGCACCACCGGAACatcatggaatgttggctggtaacctgtattTGCTTAGCCTTcttttcttgtgcttagcaggtttctgtgcttcatgaaattggcaaTGGCCATACCATTCCAGACCCATAGGCaagaaaacttgatttgttttgtttagttctgTACATTGTTTACTACCTCGGTTGTTTTGACTATTTGGTGTATATGATTTGTTTCAAAACTTATATGCGAGTTTAAAGAATATTTCTAAACCTTTCTCCCATAGATTCTATTAAGGTCTGCCTCCACTCTGGTTGAGGCAAATCCCATACACAATGATGAAGTGTGCTTGCTTTGAGAGACCTGTAGagttcttgtacaaaaatgtagtCTCAAAGCCACGCTCCGACTGCACCAAATCAGAACAGCTTGTGGTCACCTTCTTAGTCGGTTACATTggtaagtgatttttttttcttttttcgataTCCTGAAATTTTCACTAACACATGTTGTACTAGCTGTCAACTCTTAACTTATATAAAATTGTGCAGAGAACAGTCCTAATGCACACAGGGTTGGACAAATCAACCACAAGTTTGAGTTGCCTGCATGCTTTTATTTTCACTAGCTATTTGCTGTGTATTGCACAGAGTCCGCAATCCTGCATCCTGTTCTTACTCGCCTCGTGAACATGTATCGTGTCAGAGTCTAAGGAGGGGAGGGAAGGGTGGTTCAAGATGGATTTTACTCTCAGTATTAGGTACTTTCTACAAAGTATGACAGGGTTGTAGACCTTGGTTTTTATTGCATGAATGTACCTCACACACTTCCTTAGATCCGCTCTTGGGATGGTATTACAGTTTAGTTATCATGTAATGGGTGACTTTCTGTAGAGCCACTTTCTTTCAGCAACACTATTAATGTTGTGTTCCATGGGAGTGCTTGAGTCATTGGTGTGTAAGAGTAGAATACCTCTGCTATGAGCAAAATAGTACATATTGTGATGACCTCTTTATGGCTCGACGTTCAGCACCCATCTGCATCAACATGTTCTTTGTTGATGTTAGGTTCAAGTGAAGGTGTCAAGGCATTTGGTCAACTTTGTACACATGGTGTCATGCTTGTGATGGGGACattagtttttttcaatttgtgtttttacattGACATTTAGTGGGAGGGAGTATTTATTCTGTCAGTTTGTTTCatggtttaataaataaaatgtagcAAGGGGTttcataagccattttgagatatggtggacacactaCTATAAGCACTGTAtggtttgtgtaaatctgtctgtatacacccaaaccacacagtgcactcctatagtggccaccatatctcaaaaaggtttGTTGCGGCACTGGGCCTTTTACTTTTCATTCATTTGAAAATCCTGACATGTATTGTCTCGGTTAGTATCCAGACTTGTATTAATAATCCAGATGTTCATAATTCAATTCATCCAGTCTCTGCTTGATCTCTTTTCTTGTCCTTATAGGTTTGTGGAAGGGTTTGGTTGGTACCCTTACTGCTGTACAATGGTTCATCTATGACTCGGTTATAATAAGGTGTACTTCCGTCTGCCCCGCCCACCACCACCAGAGATGCCAGAGAGCCTCAAGCAGAAGTTGGCTGCCAAATAGGTCAGTTTAGAAATCCACATAAACCCAGTtagataaaaacaaatcaaatttattacagaaatatttaactaggaaaaaaacacaaagacaaCAATTACCATCgttgttgatattttgttttggtttgtggGTTTTTAAAACTGAACTTCTCACGAAcacatcatttaaaataaaaatttaagacTTGAAGACtggttatttaaaaacaatactttGGTTTTCAGTTTATCCCACccatgatgaaaacaaattaacaattgtGATCAATAAAGACACCTTTTCCATTCTCTGTTGTTAATTCAGACACacatttgaaaaatgatttgaCATTGACCGTATAGACTGGACCCTAAGTCCCACAGGAGTATTTTTTTCATAGCGATCCTTTGAgtgagaaaacaaaacccaaatcCTTCCTTTATTTTTGTCAACTAAGTTGCCGTGCTGTCTTTATGAGATACTGTCAAGAGGGAAGGTGTGTTCTTCTGAACCTTTGAACTTATTTATTGATGTTATAACAGCTCAACATACCTTTTGTGTTGAATTCATTCtaacaacattttaaaggtATGATTTTGAAACATTGGAAACACAGGTTGGGCACTCAGAAACCTTTTGCTCCACTAAACCAGAAACATCATATGTGCTTAAGGGTTAGGAGAAGTAGACAATGAAGTTACCAGAAAGGTCGATTAATGTCAAtgatgaaagcaaacaaatttctgcatgagtgtttttctttctttcattattctcttttaaatgttcacaggtttttttattttatgcatatctctcttgggatacactaagtgagaatactaatctttgacaataaccaaaggtgtccaactAACTTTAATTATTAGCTCCTATGTAGAAATAAAAACTTGGAGTTGAACAATAAACAGATTTTCATTATCAATTTGCAATCAGAGGGTGATCCATTAATCACAATATAAATAACATGAACATGAATTTAGTATAGCAGTGATGACAATTGGAAATTGTCTGTGAAATGAATGGATGTACAAAATAGTATTTTTTAAGAATGTAAAAAAGCAGTGTTGTCATTGATTGAGATTTTAATGTAATATTTATGATAGACATTAAATTGCACAATATGACTGTGTGAAGGTTCTAGCCATTCATTCAACATATATTTCATAAGAAGTGTGAATCAATGAACTGACATTATCATGTGTTTTGCAGCAGAGCAAAATAATAAACGAAACTTATGACATCGGTTATCAAAATAAGGTGTTTCTTGTCGGATTTGAGTTTGTATTAACATGGTTTTACTCCCAATGACCCCTGTCCTGGCCTGTTGTAATTCATTCAACATATATTTCATAAGAAGTGTGAATCAATGAACTGACATTATCATGTGTTTTGCAGCAGAGCAAAATAATAAACGAAACTTATGACATCGGTTATCAAAATAAGGTGTTTCTTGTCGGATTTGAGTTTGTATTAACATGGTTTTACTCCCAATGACCCCTGTCCTGGCCTGTTGTAATTCACtactaaattaaaaattaattgtcaatataaaacttacttggctgttgatagtataaatcattgtgagagacggctcttTCTAAAGTAACAAGGTTTTTGAGAACGGCAATTTCTCACTTGTATACTTAAAGAGGAATAATTAAGCAACAAAAGTTTCCCCATAACTGCCATATGTGAGGGAAGGCAATAAAAACTAATCTTaacagcggttcggaacttttcgtgtgctctcggaacattccaGCACAGTTCGCGAtgatcccccacgcagcaggtttggggagttgttacataagagtggactaaccactaggacctggttgtttatattttcatgtttaaaagatgcaagcactgcttcagacctcagcagcaggtttggggagttgtgacataagagtggactaaccactgggacctggttgtttatattttcatgtttaaaagatgcaagcactgcttcagacctctttatcaGATAAATTTGTAGCaccaggtttggggagttgttacataagagtggactaaccactgggacctggttgtttatattttcatgtttaaaagatgcaatcactgcttcagacctctttatcaggtacatttgtagcagcaggtttggggagttgttacataagagtggactaaccactaggacctggttgtaacgctcgggtattctccgatgggccgaaccgctgtggagtttagtattaAGTGCCTTCCATATGTGAGGGTGTGTTAAT
It encodes:
- the LOC139936626 gene encoding uncharacterized protein isoform X1 → MMKCACFERPVEFLYKNVVSKPRSDCTKSEQLVVTFLVGYIGLWKGLVGTLTAVQWFIYDSVIIRCTSVCPAHHHQRCQRASSRSWLPNRRFTATYWVRNILVYGTSLYLTASASAEFFADIALSPMEAVKVRIQTMPGFANTLREVEPKLWAMEDSIKVCLHSG
- the LOC139936626 gene encoding uncharacterized protein isoform X2, producing the protein MMKCACFERPVEFLYKNVVSKPRSDCTKSEQLVVTFLVGYIGLWKGLVGTLTAVQWFIYDSVIIRCTSVCPAHHHQRCQRASSRSWLPNRRFTATYWVRNILVYGTSLYLTASASAEFFADIALSPMEAVKILLRSASTLVEANPIHNDEVCLL